The Stutzerimonas stutzeri DNA window TGATGGTCAGCACGATGGCCGTCAGCAGCAGCGAGAACAGGTGCAGCGGGTAGAGGTTGGCCAGGCGTTTGCCGAGGAAATGCCGCGCCGGCTCGCGCAGTTCGCCCTGCCGACAATAGACGTGCGCCAGCAGAAAGCCGGAGAGGACGAAGAAACTGCTGGTGGCGAAGAAGCCGACGCCGGCCAGCTCCGAGAGCCAGGTCGGCTCGTCCTCGACGTAGGCGTGCACGGTATGGAACAGCACGACATAGATGGCCAGCAGAAAGCGCAGCCACTCCAGTCCGATGAAATGTTCGGTGCGCGCCACTGCTCCACTCCTGCGTCGGTTGATAGTCATCGGACTCGCATCGACGCCAGCGGTTGCGCTGCACCGGTAATCGGGACCCGGCGCACGCCCGCCAGCGCCGGTGGTCGGATAGGTGGGAAATGCACCATTCGATCCGGAGGCCCATGTTGTTGCCCGCCCAGCTTCGTTCACCGTTCGCCGCTCTGTGTCTGCTGCTGATCACGCTGTCGCTCGCCCAGCGCGCCGTGGCGCAGGACAGCATCGAATGGAGCGGCCCGTTCCTGGCCCGCCTGGCGCAGGTGGACAGGCAGACACCGGGGCAACTGGGCGTCTACGTCAAGGACATGCAGACCGGCATCTCGGTCTCCTACCACGGCGAGGACGCCTGGTACCTGGCCTCGACGGTCAAGGTGCCGATTGCCATCGCGGTGATGCGCCGTGTCGAGCAGGACGACTTGACGTTGGACAGCCCGGTGACCCTGCTTGCCAGCGACTATGTCGACGGTGCCGGCCCGACCAACAGCCATGCGCCGGGCAAGGCGCTGAGCGTGCGCTATCTGCTGGACCAGATGCTGATCCACAGCGACAACACCGCCAGCGACATGCTGATCAGGCTGGTCGGCATCGACCAGGTCAATGCGGTTACCCGCGAGCTGGTGCCCGAGGGTTTCGGGCCGATCACCACCCTGGCCGATGTGCGACGGCTGATCTATGGCGAACTGCATCCGGCGGCGCGCACCCTGTCCGGTAAGGATTTTCTCGCCCTCAAGCGGCAGCCGAACGACGCCGGCCGCCTGGCCTTGCTGCCGCGGCTGATCGGCGTGGAGCGCAGCGCGCTGGTGCCCATCAGCCTCGGCGAGGCCTACGAGCGTTACTACGCCACGCCGTTCAACTCCGGCACGCTGAAGGCCTATGGCGATCTGCTCTCGGCACTCGATGCCGGCACCGCGCTGGGGCCGGCGAGCACCGAGTACCTGCTGAGCGTGATGCGCCGGGTCGAGACCGGCGGGCGGCGAATCAAGGCTGGCCTGCCGTCCGGCACCGGGTTCGCGCACAAGACCGGCACCCAGCGCGCGCGCATCTGCGATGCCGGGCTGGTGGACCAGCCAGGCGCGGCGGACTCGACGTCCCAGCGCCTGATCATTGTCGCCTGCGTGCGCGGGGTGGCCTCCACCACCCAGGCCGAGCGGGCATTGCGTGGCACCGGCGAGGCCGTCGCCGCAACGGGGTTGATTCGAAGATGAGCAGATTGATCGCGTTGGGCGCACTGCTGGTGCCACTGGCCGGCCTGACGGCCTGCACCGAACAGGCCGAGGCGACCTGGAAGGATGGGCTGGAGCAGGAGCTGCGCCGCGTCGACGAGGCGTCGCCAGGCAAGCTCGGCGTGTACATCAAGCATCTGGGCGAGGACGCCGAGCTGCGCTACGACGCCGAGCGCTTCTGGTACCTCGGCTCGGCAGTGAAGGTGCCGATCGCGCTGGCCGTGCTGCAGGGCGTCGACGATGACGAGTTTCGCCTCGATCAGCGGCTGACGCTGGAGGCGGAGGACAAGGTGGACGGCTCCGGCGATCTGGTCTGGCAGGACAATGGCGTCGATTACTCGCTGCGCGACCTGCTCAAGGAAATGCTCATCGAAAGCGACAACACGGCCGCCAACATGCTGATCCGCCTGGTCGGCGAGGATGCGCTCAACCAGCGCACCCGCAAGAGCATGGGCGGTGACTTCGAGGCCATCACCAGCTTTACCCAGGTGCGGCGCGACGTATACGGCGAGGTACATCCCGATGCCGCCCGGCTGGACAACATGCAGCTGGTGGAGCTGGCCTCAGCGCCGTTCAGCAAGCCGCGTTATGAGGCGCTGGCGCGGGTACTCAATCTGCGGCAGGACGAGTTGAAGGCGGCAAGCATGGAGCAGGCCTACGAGCGCTACTACGCCCGCCAGCTCAACTCCAGCAGCCTGGTGGCCTACGGCACGATGCTGGAAAAACTGGTGCGCGGGGAGTTGCTGTCGGCCGAGAGCCGCGATCTGCTGTACGGCTTCATGAAGCTCGATTCCTATGACAACTACCGGCTCGAGGCCGGGCTGCCGGAGGACGTGCCCTTCATCCAGAAGACCGGCACGCAGCTGGAGCGCGCCTGCCATGTGGGCGTGATCGAGCCGCAGGACGAGCGCCGTGCGATCGTCGTGGTGGCCTGCGCCGAAGGCCTGGACGAAGGCAAGGAAGCCGGCAGCCTGTTCGAACAGGTCGGCCAGGCGATCAGCAAGGCGTTGCTGAGCGAGGCGCCGCCGAACTGAGCCGCGCCTGCAGCAAGGCAAGCCCGGCAGTTGGTCATTCGTTGGCGTTGCCGGTCGGCAGCAAACCTCGTTCGGCGAATACCGTCTTGACGGTGTGCATGCCATTGAGTGCCGCCGGGAAGCCCGCATAAACCGCCATCTGAATGACCACTTCGACGATCTGCTCCGGCGTGCAGCCGACATTCAGCGCGCCGTGAACGTGCACCGCCAGCTGCGGTTGGCAGTGGCCGAGCGCGGTGAGCGCCGCCACGGTCGCCAGCTCGCGCTGGGGGAGGTCCAGGCCGGGGCGCTGATAGATGTCGCCGAAGGGAAACTCGATCACGTAGCGGGCCAGGTCCGGTGCGATGGCTTGCAGGCTGTCGATGACCTTGCGCCCGGCTTCGCCGTCAATTTCTTCGAGCTTGGCCAGGCCGTTTGTGTAGCGGGTCGATGCAGACATGGAGCGTTCCTCTTGATGGGTAAGGGCCGTACGCGGCCGCGCAGGCCCGGCCCGCGGGTTGCGCGGCAAATGGCGCCAAGCGGCGTTGCGGGACTTGGCAAGGGAACCCCATTACCTGCGTCCCGCGCCTGCGGAACGCCGCCCGGCCATGGCACCATTTGGTGCAGCAACGCGGCTTGCGACGAAACGGGAACAGACCCTAGAGGAAAGCCTGCGGGTTGGAGTCAGCTCCAGGTCAAGCGGAAGTTTGCTGGCGATACAGGGCGATCTTCGCGCGCAACGCGTCGAGATGATCATGGTCGCGCTGGATGCGTTCCTGCAGCCGGGCCGCATGTTCTTCGAGCAGCGCCTGGCGCGCCGCCAGCGTGGTATCGCCGCATTCGCGCAGTTCGGCATAGCGGATGATGTCGTCCAGCGCCATTCCGGTGTCTTTCAGGCGCAGGATGAAGCCGATCCACTCCAGGTCGCGTGGGCCATAGACGCGAAAACCGCTGGCATCCCGAGCGACCTGCCGCAGCAGGCCGATCTTCTCGTAATAGCGCAGCGTGTCGGCGGACAGCCCGGTACGTGCGGCGAACTGCTGGATGCTCAGGCGGACCGGCACCTCGTTCATGCCTTGATCGACCGCAGAACGACGAATTTCGGCGTGGCGGCGACCTGCTCGGCATTGCCGAACAGACGCTTGAGCTTGAGGTGATAGCCGAGGTGGCGATTGCCGACGATCCACAGCTCGCCGCCCTTGGTCAGTGCCGCCTTGGCCTGGGTGAACATGCGCCAGGCGAGGAAATCACCGACCACCTGCTGCTGGTGGAACGGCGGATTGCACAGTACCAGATCCAGCGAGCCGGGCGGTTGCTCGGCCAGGCCGTCGCCGGCGCGGATATCGGCCGGGCGCTCGCCGAGGATCGCCTGCCAGTTCTCGCGCGCCGACTGCACCGCCATGTAGCTCTCGTCCACCAGGGTCAGCTCCGCCTGCGGGTTACCCAGCGCGTAGACGATGCCGAGCACGCCGTTGCCGCAGCCGAGGTCGGCGACACGTAGCGCGCCGAGCGCCTTGGGCAGATGCGGCAGAAAGGCACGCGTGCCGATGTCCAGCCCTTCGCGACAGAACAGGTTGGCGTGGTTTAGCAGTTCCAGTTTTGGCTGGTCGAGCTGATAACGGGTCGGGTAGGGCGACCGCGGTACCGGTTTCGCGCTTGGCGTGGCGCTGAGCAGGCGGGCCTTCTTTACCGCCAGCGAAGCCTGCACCGGGCCGATGTACTGCTCCAGCAGATCGCCGGCGGCACGCGGCAGGTGCTTGATCATCGCCGCCGCGATCACCTGCGCGCCGGGCGCCAGCTGGTCGTGCAGACGGATCAGCTGTTCTTCCAGCAGGGCTAGGGTCTTCGGTACGCGAATCAGCACCCGGTCGAACGGGCCCTCGGCGACCTCGCTGGCGGGAACGAAACGCACGCGTTCGGCCGGCAGGTCGTTGCGTGCCAGGTTTTTCTGCAGGGCCAGATGGGCCAGATGCGAATCGCCGCTGCTGGTCACTTCGACATGCGCGGCCAGCGCGCAGGCTAGCGCACCGAAGCTGTCATTGAGAATTAGCACCCGCGTGGCGGCCGGCAGACGCTGTTCATGCAACGTGGCGAGCACGTATTCGTCGGCGGCGTCGAAGGCCTGCAACGGCTCGTTGGGCTGCTCCGGCTGGCGGATCAGGTCGAGGCTGGCGTACGGGGTGTCGAGAATAGGCATGAGAACTGGCGGTGTTTGTGGGCGTCGGAAAGGAGTATCAAGAGTTCACGGGGCGCCACGTAAGTGTCCACTGATGCTCGGAGGGAGCGAAGTATGACCGCCAGCGAAGAGAAGTTCACCCGCCAGCGCCTGCTCGAGGTGCAGACGCTGACGCCCAACCTGTTCACCCTGCGCACCAGCCGCGACCCCGGCTTTCGTTTCACCGCCGGGCAGTTCGCCCGCCTCGGCGTGCGCAAGCCCAGCGGCTGTATTGTCTGGCGTGCCTACTCCATGGTATCGGCGCCGCACGACGAGTTTCTCGATTTCTTCTCCATCGTGGTGCCGGACGGCGAATTCACCAGTGAGCTGAGCCGGCTCGAGGTGGGCGACGAGTTGCTGGTGGACAAGCAGGCCTTCGGCTTCCTGACGCTGGATCGCTTTCCCGATGGTCGTGACCTCTGGCTGCTGGCCACCGGCACCGGGATCGCCCCGTTTCTGTCGATCCTGCAGGACTTCGAGGCCTGGCAGCGCTTCGAGCGCATCATTCTCGTCTACAGCGTGCGCGAAGCCCGCGAACTGGCCTATCAGCAGCTGATCGCCGAACTGCCTCAGCGCGACTACCTGGAGGGTCTCGGCGCGAAGCTGCTGTACCTGCCGGTAGTCACGCGCGAACGGGTGTCCGGCGCGCTGCATGGGCGCATCACCACGCTGATCGAGAACGGCGAACTGGAGCGCGCCGCGGATCTGCAGCTGACGCCGGAGCATTCGCGGATCATGCTCTGCGGCAACCCGCAGATGATCGAGGACACCCGTGCGGTACTGAAAGCCCGTGATCTGAACCTGGCGATGACCCGCAGGCCCGGTCAGGTGGCAGTGGAGAACTACTGGTAGTCGATTGCCGCGGGAAGCCCCGCAAAGCAAAAGCCCCCGCCGGACGATCCGACGGGGGCTTTGTCTTTCTGGCCGAGGCTTGCCGGTCGGCGCAGCCGTTACACGACGCCCTGGGCCAGCATGGCATCGGCGACCTTGACGAAGCCGGCGATGTTGGCGCCCTTGACGTAGTTGATCCGGCCGTTTTCATCGCCGTGGGCGACGCAGGCGTGGTGGATCGACTGCATGATGCCGTGCAGCTTGGTGTCCACCTCACCAGCGGTCCAGTGCAGGCGCATGGCGTTCTGGCTCATCTCCAGGCCGCTACAGGCCACACCACCGGCGTTGGAGGCCTTGCCCGGGGCATAGAGGATGCCGGCCTCGAGGAACAGGTCCACGGCTTCCAGGGTCGACGGCATGTTGGCGCCTTCGGCGACGCAGATGCAGCCGTTCTTCAGCAGCGCGCGGGCGTCTTCGCCGTCCAGCTCGTTCTGCGTGGCGCAGGGCAGGGCGATGTCGCACGGCAGGCTCCAGGGACGCTGGTCGGCCATGTAGGTCACGTCGAACTGCGTGCCCATCTCTTCCAGACGACCGCGACGGACGTTCTTCAGATCCATCAGATAGGCCCACTGCTCGTCGGTCATGCCGTCCGGGAAGTGCAGCGTGCCGCCGGAGTCCGACAGCGAGACGACGCGGCCGCCCAGCTCCATGACTTTCTGCGCGGCGTACTGCGCGACGTTACCGGAGCCGGAGATCGCCACGCGCTTGCCATCGAAGCTGCTGTGGGTGCTCTTGAGCATTTCCTCGGCGAAATACACGCAGCCGTAGCCGGTGGCTTCCGGGCGGATCAGGCTGCCGCCGTAGGGCAGGCCCTTGCCGGTCAGTACCGAGGTGAACTGGTTGGACAGGCGCTTGTACTGGCCGAACAGGAAACCGATCTCGCGGCCGCCAACGCCGATGTCTCCGGCTGGCACGTCGAGGTCGGCGCCGATGTGGCGGTACAGCTCGCTCATGAAGGACTGGCAGAAGCGCATCACTTCGTTGTCGCTCTTGCCCTTCGGGTTGAAGTCCGAACCGCCCTTGCCGCCGCCCATGGGCAGCGAGGTGAGGGAGTTCTTGAAGACCTGCTCGAAGGCGAGAAACTTGAGTACGCCGATGTTTACCGACGGGTGGAAGCGCAGGCCGCCCTTGTATGGGCCGATGGCGCTGTTCATCTGGATGCGGAAACCGCGGTTGACCTGGACGCGGCCCTGATCGTCGACCCACGGCACGCGGAAGATGATGGCGCGCTCCGGCTCCACCATGCGTTCGATGATGCCGGCCTGCATGTAGTGCGGGTGGGCTTCGAGGAATGGCCAGAGGCTGCGAACCACTTCTTCCACCGCCTGGTGGAATTCGGGTTGGTGGGGGTCGCGTTGCTTCAGTCGGGCGAGAAAGGCATCAACGGTTTCGATCATCAGTAGGCCCTCGGCGACCGCTTGTTGGCAGTCATTGATAATTTTTTTGGCGGGCGACTGTAACAAACCTGATTTGCACCGCGGAAGTGCGATGTGGCTAGAGGGTGCCTTTATGTGGTGCGCGGCGTGCGGCGCCAGCGGATGGTGATGCTTTGCGCGTATCGCTTGTCTGGTGCGCCTTTCAAGGGAGGTCGAGAAGGATTTCCCCGTCGCTGTCCTGCTTTGCGCCGAAATGTCGCATCGAACGCATCGTTTTTGTGCAGGTGGCGGGCGAAGCGGTCAGTCCGCCAGCTCGCACCGGTTGCGACCGCTGCGCTTGGCCCGCAGCAGGGCGAGATCGGCACGGTTGATGGTGTTCGAATAGGTTTCCTCGGGGCGCAGTTCGGCGATGCCCATGCTGGCGGTGACCCCGAGCAGATCCTCGTTCACCCGTACCCCCAGCGCCGCGATGCTGGCGCCCAGGCGGCGCATGACGGTCTGCGCCATCTGTGCGGTGCACTCGGGCATCAGGATCAGGAACTCCTCGCCGCCCCAACGGCCGCACAGGTCGTGCTCGCGGATCTCCGACTCCATCACCCGTACCACCTCGATCAGCACCCGGTCGCCGACATCGTGGCCGTAGTCATCGTTGATGATCTTGAAGCGGTCGATGTCGAGCATGACCAGCGCCAGCGGGCGTGCATAGCGTTTGGCCCGCTCGCTTTCCTCGCGCAGGCGTTCGGTGAGCAGGCGGCGGTTGGCGATGCCGGTCAGCGAGTCCAGCATCGAGGCTTCACGTAGCGAGGCGTTGAGATCCTGCATCATCGCCTGGTAGCGATCGGAGATGCGCGCAACCTTCTCCAGCTGGCGCAGCTGCTTGTCGAAGCGCGCCGCCAGGCTCAGTTCACGCTCGCGGGCAATGCTCTGGTAGCCGTCGGAGACGCGGGCGATTCGCTCGATGCGCCCGAGCAGATCGTGGTGGGCGCTCCACAGCTGGCTCAGGGCTTCCTTGAGTGGATGCCCTTCGAACTGTGGATCGGCGAGAAGGCTGGCTACTTCTTGCTCTAACGGTGATGGCCCGCGCATATCGACCTTCTGTCAGTCGTGACTCAGGATGGAGAACGGAAAGGTGCAGTCCTCCTTGAACTCTTCGGCCAGCTCGACCACGCGCTCGTTGCGGACGTCGTAGTACCAGTTGACCGCCACCTGGCGGCCATCCTGGAACGCGGCCTCGAGCAGGTCGAAGATGTCCATCATCGCCTTGATGCTGCTGGTATTGAGGTACAGCAGGCGCAGTTCGAGGCTGAGCGGGTGGCTGGCCTGGCCCAGGAAGCGTTCGATCCACTCGTAGACCTGATGGAACAGTTCGTAGGAATTTTCCGGATAGGAATCGCCATGCATCGAGACGATGCCTTTTTCCCAGTCGGACTGGATAGCGGGAGTGGACTGGCTGCCGGGGATGGAAAAGTCGTTCATGGGGATGCTCTTGGGATTCAGATGACGGCGCTCAGGCTGATGAAGGAAAGTTCGCCGGAGACCGGCTGCAGCGAAGCCTTGAGGGGTTCGCTGGACTTGCGGGCGATATCGATCAGGCCCAGCCCTGCGCCGGTGGCCACGTGTTCGTCGCGTGGCTTGCGCAGTTGCTCCTTGTACAGAGCCTTCAGTTCGGCTTTGTCTTTCTTCGCCAGTTCCGCGACAGCGTTGAGCAATACCTGACCGTCGGCGGTTTCGATGAGATTGCCTGCCGAGACGACATAGCGGCCCTGGTCATCACGGGAAACCACCACGGTGGCGCCGGCCTGCTGATCGGACCAGTTCTTCTCGCGGGTGTAGTGGCGGATGTTCTGCGTCATTTCGATGTACACGGCGAACACGTCCATCGCCGAAGATGGATGTGCCTGCTCTTCGGTCATGTAGTTGCGCAGCGCGTTGCCGATTTCTTCGATCAGGCTGCGTGAGATGGGGCCGTTGAAGCACAGCATGATCTGTTGCTGGTTGTAGCATTCGCGCATCGCGAACATGTCAATGGGGGCCATGGCCAACTCCCTGTCTCAATCGAAACGGAAACATAACATCGTGATGTCGTCGCGCTGCGGAAATTCTCCCTGGTAGCGCGCCAGTGCGAGGCTGAAGGCTTCGCCCTGTTCAGCCAGTGGACGCCTTGCATGCTCACGGATCATGCTGGCGAAGCGGCTATTGCCGAAGCCGTAGCCCTGGTCGCCGCCGGCCTGGTCGAGGAATCCGTCGGTGGTCATGTAGAAGGTCCGACCTGACCGCAGGTCGATACTGGTGTTGTGGTACTCGCCGACGCGCTTGTCGCCGATCGCCCGGCGTGCCGCCTTGACCTCGTGAACGTCCTCGCCATCACAGTAGTACAGCGCGATCTTCGCGCCGGAATAATGCACCTTGCGCCGCTTGAGATCGACATAGGCCAGGCCGATGTCCATGTTGGTGGCCAGCGCGTGGGCATCATCCTCTTCCTTGAGCATGCTGCGCACGATGGCGTCGGTACGCGCCAGCGCCGCGGCCGGATCGGCCAGGCCGGTGCTGCCGAGTGCCTGATCGATCGCGGCATGGGCCAGCATGGTCATCAGGGCGCCGGGTACGCCATGGCCGGCGCAGTCGACCACGCCAAACAGACAGCCGTGGTCGTCGGCGCGATAGACATAGAAGTCACCACCAACGACATCGCGCGGCCGCCACAGCACCGCATGGCGATCGCCCATGGCGCTGACCAGCTGCCGGTTCGGCAGGATCGAGCGCTGGATGAGGCTGGCGTAATCGATGGAGTCGTCGATCTTCTTGTGTGCCGCGGCCATGTCCCGGTTGGCCTGTTCCAGGTCGCGGGTGCGCTCGCGTACGCGGTTCTCCAGCTCGCTGGTGTGGCTGCGCACCTTCTGTGCCATGGCGCCGAAGGCTGCACTGAGCTCGCCGATCTCATCCTGGCGATGCAGCGGCAGCGGCGCGTCGTACTGCCCGGCCGCCAGCGCCTGGGCGCTGCGGCGTAGCTGGCGCAGCGGCTTGAGCACGCGCTTCTCCACCAGCCAGGCGCCACCGCCGATCAGCAGCAGGAACAGCACGAGGAACAGTCCGATGGCCGGCAGCAGCGGACGCACCTCGACCACCTGTGCGGTGCTCAGGTCGACGGCGCTGGCGACGAACCACTGCAGTTCCGGAATCCAGCTCAGCGCCAGCAACCGCGGGGCGCCATCCAGCGTGACCCGAACGGTCGCCACGCTGCCCGGACTGTCGCGGCTTTCGGCCATGGCCTGGCGTACCGCAGACGCAGCGCTGAGGTCGTCGAGCAGGCCGAGGATGTTGGTGGACAGCGAGCGCCCCCGTGCCGTCTCGGCATTCAGGGTGACGAGGTTCTGGTTGGGGTGGACCAGGATGGAGCCGAAGGCGTCGAGCACCATCGACTCGACACCGACCTTGTTGGACTCGATGAAGTCGTCGAGGAAAGCCTGCAGGCCGATGCCAGAGCCGACCAGCCCGAGGCGCCGATCGCCATCTCGTACCTGCACGTTGAACCAGACCTTGAGTTCGCCGGTGACCACCGAACGATCGACGTTGAGTGCGTAGGGTGCATTGGCCTGGAGCGTCTGGAAGAACCACTCGTCGCGCGGATTGTCCGGGCTCATTTCATAGCGCGGCGTCTCGCTGGGCGCCTGGTCGGGCCCGTTGGAATAGTAGCTGTTGCTGCGTGCCGACGCGGCAAAGTAGGCGTGATCGCCCAGCGCTTGCTGGTAACCGGCAGCTTCCTTGAAAAAGATCTCGCGCTTGGTCGGATTGCGCTCGTCGTTGAGCCAGGCGAGGGTCAACTGCGACGCGGCGAGGCGCTGGGCGAGTGCGAGCTCGCGAGACACCGGCGCGAACAGGCGTTCGCGGTTGAGTTGCACCACGTTGCGTGCATAGGCTTCGCCGAAGCGGTTCTGCACGCCGAGCAGCGCCTCGCGGCCGATGAAGCCTGCGAACACGAAGGCCAGCAGGCAGGTAAGCAACAAGGCCAGCAGTGATTTGCCGCGCAATCCCAGGGCTGCCATGCGAAATTCCTTCCTGTCACGAAGTCGTGGCGCGGTAGACGATTGCCGGCCGTGGGTCAGAGTGGGCGGCAATTATCCGGCATAAGGCGTTTTGCTACTAGTCGATTGTCGTGTTTCTGACGCAGGAACGGAGCCGATTGGCTCCGTTCCTGTGTGCATGCCGACTTACTGCGCCAGTTTCTTGTACTTGACGCGGTGGGGCTGGGACGCGGCATCGCCGAGGCGCTTCTTGCGATCGGCCTCGTACTCGGTGTAGTTGCCCTCGAAGAACACCACGCTGCCATCGTCCTCGTAGGAGAGGATATGAGTGGCGACCCGATCGAGGAACCAGCGGTCGTGGGAGATCACGATGGCGGCGCCGGGGAAGTCCAGCAGTGCCTCTTCCAGCGAGCGCAGGGTTTCCACGTCGAGGTCGTTGGACGGTTCGTCGAGCAGCAGCACGTTGGCACCCTGCTTGAGGGTCAGCGCCAGGTGCAGGCGGCCACGCTCACCACCGGACAGATCCTTGACGAACTTCTGCTGGTCGCCGCCCTTGAAGTTGAAGCGGCCGACGTAGCCGCGCGACGGCACCTCGTAGTTGCCGATCTTGATCATGTCGAGTCCGTCGGACACCGCTTCCCACACGGTCTTGCTGCCGTCCAGGTCGTCGCGGCTCTGATCCACGCAGGCCAGCTGCACGGTATCGCCGATCTCGATGCTGCCCGAATCCGGGGTTTCCTTGCCCATGATCATCCGGAA harbors:
- the siaC gene encoding biofilm regulation phosphoprotein SiaC; amino-acid sequence: MNDFSIPGSQSTPAIQSDWEKGIVSMHGDSYPENSYELFHQVYEWIERFLGQASHPLSLELRLLYLNTSSIKAMMDIFDLLEAAFQDGRQVAVNWYYDVRNERVVELAEEFKEDCTFPFSILSHD
- a CDS encoding ferredoxin--NADP reductase; translated protein: MTASEEKFTRQRLLEVQTLTPNLFTLRTSRDPGFRFTAGQFARLGVRKPSGCIVWRAYSMVSAPHDEFLDFFSIVVPDGEFTSELSRLEVGDELLVDKQAFGFLTLDRFPDGRDLWLLATGTGIAPFLSILQDFEAWQRFERIILVYSVREARELAYQQLIAELPQRDYLEGLGAKLLYLPVVTRERVSGALHGRITTLIENGELERAADLQLTPEHSRIMLCGNPQMIEDTRAVLKARDLNLAMTRRPGQVAVENYW
- the siaB gene encoding biofilm regulation protein kinase SiaB; amino-acid sequence: MAPIDMFAMRECYNQQQIMLCFNGPISRSLIEEIGNALRNYMTEEQAHPSSAMDVFAVYIEMTQNIRHYTREKNWSDQQAGATVVVSRDDQGRYVVSAGNLIETADGQVLLNAVAELAKKDKAELKALYKEQLRKPRDEHVATGAGLGLIDIARKSSEPLKASLQPVSGELSFISLSAVI
- a CDS encoding methyltransferase produces the protein MPILDTPYASLDLIRQPEQPNEPLQAFDAADEYVLATLHEQRLPAATRVLILNDSFGALACALAAHVEVTSSGDSHLAHLALQKNLARNDLPAERVRFVPASEVAEGPFDRVLIRVPKTLALLEEQLIRLHDQLAPGAQVIAAAMIKHLPRAAGDLLEQYIGPVQASLAVKKARLLSATPSAKPVPRSPYPTRYQLDQPKLELLNHANLFCREGLDIGTRAFLPHLPKALGALRVADLGCGNGVLGIVYALGNPQAELTLVDESYMAVQSARENWQAILGERPADIRAGDGLAEQPPGSLDLVLCNPPFHQQQVVGDFLAWRMFTQAKAALTKGGELWIVGNRHLGYHLKLKRLFGNAEQVAATPKFVVLRSIKA
- a CDS encoding serine hydrolase, translating into MLLPAQLRSPFAALCLLLITLSLAQRAVAQDSIEWSGPFLARLAQVDRQTPGQLGVYVKDMQTGISVSYHGEDAWYLASTVKVPIAIAVMRRVEQDDLTLDSPVTLLASDYVDGAGPTNSHAPGKALSVRYLLDQMLIHSDNTASDMLIRLVGIDQVNAVTRELVPEGFGPITTLADVRRLIYGELHPAARTLSGKDFLALKRQPNDAGRLALLPRLIGVERSALVPISLGEAYERYYATPFNSGTLKAYGDLLSALDAGTALGPASTEYLLSVMRRVETGGRRIKAGLPSGTGFAHKTGTQRARICDAGLVDQPGAADSTSQRLIIVACVRGVASTTQAERALRGTGEAVAATGLIRR
- a CDS encoding carboxymuconolactone decarboxylase family protein; translation: MSASTRYTNGLAKLEEIDGEAGRKVIDSLQAIAPDLARYVIEFPFGDIYQRPGLDLPQRELATVAALTALGHCQPQLAVHVHGALNVGCTPEQIVEVVIQMAVYAGFPAALNGMHTVKTVFAERGLLPTGNANE
- a CDS encoding serine hydrolase produces the protein MSRLIALGALLVPLAGLTACTEQAEATWKDGLEQELRRVDEASPGKLGVYIKHLGEDAELRYDAERFWYLGSAVKVPIALAVLQGVDDDEFRLDQRLTLEAEDKVDGSGDLVWQDNGVDYSLRDLLKEMLIESDNTAANMLIRLVGEDALNQRTRKSMGGDFEAITSFTQVRRDVYGEVHPDAARLDNMQLVELASAPFSKPRYEALARVLNLRQDELKAASMEQAYERYYARQLNSSSLVAYGTMLEKLVRGELLSAESRDLLYGFMKLDSYDNYRLEAGLPEDVPFIQKTGTQLERACHVGVIEPQDERRAIVVVACAEGLDEGKEAGSLFEQVGQAISKALLSEAPPN
- the siaA gene encoding biofilm regulation protein phosphatase SiaA (SiaB is a threonine kinase acting on SiaC; SiaA is the matching phosphatase.), yielding MAALGLRGKSLLALLLTCLLAFVFAGFIGREALLGVQNRFGEAYARNVVQLNRERLFAPVSRELALAQRLAASQLTLAWLNDERNPTKREIFFKEAAGYQQALGDHAYFAASARSNSYYSNGPDQAPSETPRYEMSPDNPRDEWFFQTLQANAPYALNVDRSVVTGELKVWFNVQVRDGDRRLGLVGSGIGLQAFLDDFIESNKVGVESMVLDAFGSILVHPNQNLVTLNAETARGRSLSTNILGLLDDLSAASAVRQAMAESRDSPGSVATVRVTLDGAPRLLALSWIPELQWFVASAVDLSTAQVVEVRPLLPAIGLFLVLFLLLIGGGAWLVEKRVLKPLRQLRRSAQALAAGQYDAPLPLHRQDEIGELSAAFGAMAQKVRSHTSELENRVRERTRDLEQANRDMAAAHKKIDDSIDYASLIQRSILPNRQLVSAMGDRHAVLWRPRDVVGGDFYVYRADDHGCLFGVVDCAGHGVPGALMTMLAHAAIDQALGSTGLADPAAALARTDAIVRSMLKEEDDAHALATNMDIGLAYVDLKRRKVHYSGAKIALYYCDGEDVHEVKAARRAIGDKRVGEYHNTSIDLRSGRTFYMTTDGFLDQAGGDQGYGFGNSRFASMIREHARRPLAEQGEAFSLALARYQGEFPQRDDITMLCFRFD
- the siaD gene encoding biofilm regulation diguanylate cyclase SiaD, yielding MRGPSPLEQEVASLLADPQFEGHPLKEALSQLWSAHHDLLGRIERIARVSDGYQSIARERELSLAARFDKQLRQLEKVARISDRYQAMMQDLNASLREASMLDSLTGIANRRLLTERLREESERAKRYARPLALVMLDIDRFKIINDDYGHDVGDRVLIEVVRVMESEIREHDLCGRWGGEEFLILMPECTAQMAQTVMRRLGASIAALGVRVNEDLLGVTASMGIAELRPEETYSNTINRADLALLRAKRSGRNRCELAD
- a CDS encoding MerR family transcriptional regulator; translation: MNEVPVRLSIQQFAARTGLSADTLRYYEKIGLLRQVARDASGFRVYGPRDLEWIGFILRLKDTGMALDDIIRYAELRECGDTTLAARQALLEEHAARLQERIQRDHDHLDALRAKIALYRQQTSA
- the gdhA gene encoding NADP-specific glutamate dehydrogenase — its product is MIETVDAFLARLKQRDPHQPEFHQAVEEVVRSLWPFLEAHPHYMQAGIIERMVEPERAIIFRVPWVDDQGRVQVNRGFRIQMNSAIGPYKGGLRFHPSVNIGVLKFLAFEQVFKNSLTSLPMGGGKGGSDFNPKGKSDNEVMRFCQSFMSELYRHIGADLDVPAGDIGVGGREIGFLFGQYKRLSNQFTSVLTGKGLPYGGSLIRPEATGYGCVYFAEEMLKSTHSSFDGKRVAISGSGNVAQYAAQKVMELGGRVVSLSDSGGTLHFPDGMTDEQWAYLMDLKNVRRGRLEEMGTQFDVTYMADQRPWSLPCDIALPCATQNELDGEDARALLKNGCICVAEGANMPSTLEAVDLFLEAGILYAPGKASNAGGVACSGLEMSQNAMRLHWTAGEVDTKLHGIMQSIHHACVAHGDENGRINYVKGANIAGFVKVADAMLAQGVV